In Tsuneonella dongtanensis, a single window of DNA contains:
- a CDS encoding putative bifunctional diguanylate cyclase/phosphodiesterase: MNGEVALSRISWLWGWFGETEPPSSDVHLSLLRTLYNKPAGLVLATAIGSIISAVAAFSTGDFLLEAGAAALTATGLARIAAMTFMSRKGGAYPARWLEIVYTSGAAAYALALGLFAAAAIWRGVDVAVQVMILPFVVGYAIATAARDAGRPVIAMMQSALVGLPLALALFAEGSLAYVTLAGCITLALPAVGMIVHTIALSLQDATRAAATNARLAESMKALARTDVVTGLANRAGLDHALGETVEGLGPDDLLALFWLDLDRFKEVNDLLGHTIGDRVLAAVAERLREVAPTGSTICRFGGDEFILLCPVTSRRATEALATRVLANVTRPLRLDAERLEVPASMGIALLPEDGADADALMQRADLALYHAKIGGKNRNRFYDPAMSRNLMRRREIEAELRAAIQRDELAIFFQPIVDLDSGRIRTFEALVRWFHPEKGELMPDEFIPVAEDTGLIVTLGNWITAQAARTAVHWPDDVTLAVNLSPLQIKAPGAALGILSALRDAGLPPSRLELEVTESLFLDDNHATENFINELAAAGVHFALDDFGTGYSSLGYIDRFPFSKIKVDRSFVSGPKVGRKSEAIIRAVAELGAQLGMDIVAEGLETIEQVATVRAAGCSMGQGYYFSRAVPDYIAATLLAHERQPLAARRAG; this comes from the coding sequence ATGAACGGAGAGGTCGCGCTCAGCCGGATATCTTGGCTCTGGGGATGGTTCGGGGAGACCGAACCGCCCAGCAGCGACGTACACCTGTCGCTCCTGCGCACGCTCTACAACAAGCCCGCCGGCCTCGTCCTTGCGACGGCGATCGGCTCGATCATCTCGGCAGTCGCGGCATTCTCGACCGGAGATTTCTTGCTTGAAGCCGGAGCTGCCGCGCTGACCGCCACCGGTCTGGCACGCATTGCCGCGATGACCTTCATGTCCCGGAAGGGCGGCGCCTACCCCGCCCGCTGGCTCGAGATCGTCTACACGAGCGGTGCCGCCGCCTACGCGCTTGCCCTGGGCCTGTTCGCCGCAGCGGCGATCTGGCGCGGGGTGGACGTCGCGGTCCAGGTAATGATCCTTCCGTTCGTGGTCGGCTATGCCATCGCCACCGCGGCCCGCGATGCCGGCCGACCGGTGATCGCGATGATGCAGTCGGCCCTGGTCGGACTGCCGCTCGCCTTGGCGCTCTTCGCCGAGGGATCGCTGGCCTACGTCACCCTGGCGGGGTGCATCACGCTGGCCCTTCCCGCTGTCGGGATGATCGTGCACACGATCGCGCTCTCGCTGCAGGACGCGACCAGAGCGGCCGCGACGAATGCCAGGCTCGCTGAAAGCATGAAGGCTCTGGCCCGCACCGACGTCGTCACGGGACTCGCCAACCGGGCCGGCCTCGATCACGCCCTGGGCGAAACCGTCGAGGGCCTCGGCCCGGACGACCTGCTTGCGCTGTTCTGGCTTGACCTCGACCGCTTCAAGGAAGTGAACGACCTCCTTGGTCACACCATCGGCGACCGCGTTCTCGCGGCAGTCGCCGAGCGCCTGCGCGAGGTTGCCCCCACCGGATCGACGATCTGCCGCTTCGGGGGCGACGAGTTCATCCTGCTCTGTCCGGTGACGAGCCGCCGGGCGACAGAGGCCCTCGCCACGCGGGTGCTCGCGAACGTCACCCGGCCGCTCCGGCTCGATGCCGAACGGCTGGAAGTCCCCGCGTCGATGGGGATCGCCCTGCTCCCCGAGGACGGCGCGGATGCCGATGCACTGATGCAGCGCGCGGACCTTGCGCTCTATCACGCAAAGATCGGCGGCAAGAACCGCAACCGGTTCTACGATCCGGCAATGAGCCGGAACCTCATGCGCCGCCGCGAGATCGAGGCGGAGCTCCGCGCCGCTATCCAGCGCGACGAGCTGGCGATCTTCTTCCAGCCCATCGTCGATCTCGACAGTGGCCGGATCCGCACCTTCGAGGCGCTCGTCCGCTGGTTCCACCCGGAAAAGGGCGAGCTCATGCCCGACGAGTTCATCCCTGTGGCCGAAGATACAGGTCTTATCGTCACGCTGGGCAACTGGATCACCGCGCAGGCCGCGCGCACCGCGGTTCACTGGCCCGACGACGTGACGCTCGCGGTCAATCTCTCGCCGCTCCAGATCAAGGCGCCGGGTGCCGCGCTCGGCATCCTTTCGGCGCTGCGCGATGCCGGGCTCCCGCCATCGCGGCTCGAGCTGGAAGTGACCGAGAGCCTGTTCCTCGACGACAACCACGCGACCGAAAACTTCATCAACGAGCTGGCTGCCGCCGGCGTCCATTTCGCGCTGGACGATTTCGGCACCGGCTACTCGTCGCTCGGCTACATCGATCGCTTTCCGTTCAGCAAGATCAAGGTCGACCGCAGCTTCGTTTCCGGGCCCAAGGTCGGTCGCAAGAGCGAGGCGATCATCCGCGCCGTGGCCGAACTCGGCGCGCAGCTCGGGATGGACATCGTGGCCGAGGGCCTTGAGACGATCGAACAGGTTGCCACGGTTCGCGCGGCGGGCTGCTCCATGGGCCAGGGATACTATTTCAGCCGCGCAGTCCCCGATTACATCGCTGCGACGCTGCTCGCGCATGAGCGCCAACCGCTGGCGGCCCGCCGCGCGGGATGA
- a CDS encoding cell wall hydrolase, which yields MNRQQATLQRIADRRERRDRRRSLTPRALFEAVFRGPHSGRRLLALAAAVAVPAMAAPGDWRALDFDTAVEAEAAAMPFETPGESFPGSAFFYLEDLPQLALDHDAGPPPPIETGAHSDAEPARTDTLAGPAARAFLGSGTGIDKARALQCMTLALYYESANEPTEGQRAVAQVILNRVAHPSYPNSVCGVVFQGSERKTGCQFSFTCDGSLNRKPAKASWDRARGVAAASLAGYVYAPIGLATHYHATYVLPYWASSLTNVGTIGLHTFYKWRGVAGRSDAFAARYAGREPVAAPHPRSYTDPAGSAPDPVVLAQAYEAARMKAVAASAAYAPPPPPVYAAPVQARGGDRLYAAENLPQTGTVKAEYANSGRWIAQPGATPAADVNAR from the coding sequence GTGAACCGCCAGCAAGCCACCCTCCAGCGCATTGCCGACCGCCGCGAGCGGCGCGACCGGCGGCGTTCGCTGACGCCGCGCGCGCTGTTCGAGGCGGTATTCCGCGGGCCGCACAGCGGACGCCGGCTGCTGGCGCTGGCCGCCGCGGTGGCAGTCCCCGCGATGGCCGCGCCCGGCGACTGGCGCGCGCTGGATTTCGACACGGCTGTCGAGGCCGAAGCCGCCGCGATGCCTTTCGAGACCCCGGGCGAGAGCTTTCCCGGCTCGGCGTTCTTCTACCTCGAGGACCTGCCGCAGCTCGCCCTCGATCACGACGCGGGTCCGCCTCCCCCGATCGAGACCGGCGCGCACTCGGATGCCGAGCCCGCCCGAACAGACACGCTGGCCGGACCGGCCGCGCGTGCCTTCCTCGGCAGCGGAACCGGGATCGACAAGGCGCGCGCGCTCCAGTGCATGACCTTGGCGCTCTATTATGAGTCCGCCAACGAACCGACCGAAGGCCAGCGCGCGGTGGCGCAGGTGATCCTCAACCGGGTCGCGCATCCCAGCTATCCCAACAGCGTGTGCGGCGTCGTCTTCCAGGGCTCCGAGCGCAAGACCGGGTGCCAGTTCAGCTTCACCTGCGACGGCAGCCTCAACCGCAAGCCCGCCAAGGCGAGCTGGGACCGGGCGCGCGGCGTCGCCGCGGCGTCGCTCGCCGGCTACGTCTACGCCCCGATCGGGCTCGCGACGCATTATCACGCGACTTACGTGCTGCCCTACTGGGCCTCGAGCCTGACGAACGTCGGCACAATCGGCCTCCACACCTTCTACAAATGGCGCGGAGTCGCCGGGCGTTCGGATGCCTTTGCCGCGCGCTATGCCGGGCGCGAACCCGTGGCCGCGCCGCACCCGCGCTCCTATACCGACCCGGCGGGCTCAGCGCCCGATCCGGTGGTGCTGGCGCAGGCCTACGAAGCGGCGCGGATGAAGGCCGTGGCCGCGAGCGCCGCCTATGCCCCGCCCCCGCCGCCGGTCTATGCCGCGCCGGTCCAGGCGCGCGGTGGAGACCGCCTCTACGCGGCCGAGAACCTGCCGCAGACGGGCACCGTGAAGGCAGAATACGCCAATTCCGGGCGATGGATCGCACAACCCGGCGCAACCCCGGCGGCAGACGTAAACGCCCGATAA